Within Spinacia oleracea cultivar Varoflay chromosome 4, BTI_SOV_V1, whole genome shotgun sequence, the genomic segment ATTGTCTAATAATTCAGTCATGGTGTTTGTTAGTTTGGATATCAgtaatttttcttttctttttgttatttcATGTAGTTATTTGAACAAATGGAATGAATAAGAATGAAAATGCAACACAAATCCAACAGAGCATCTACATCTGGCACGACTACAGGTATATTCAAATTTGCACTTATGTTCAACTTTTAGGTACTTCACGCTTCATAATACGTATTGTCTatattttgaactaaaaaaataCGAATCAGTTTACTAGGCAATAGTTTAGTGTCATATTATAGTTTCTCTATGAATCATGGGTTTGTGCTTGACATCAGTTTAATGGACATAAATTTAGAGAGTTTAGTGTCATATTATAGTTTCTCTATGAATAATGGGTTTGTGCTTGACATCAGTTTAATGGACATAAATTTAGCCTGGACTATTGGAGAAAATGTGATTTATGTGGTGTCTACCCGATCATGTGTATTATTGGTTTGCTGAAGTAATGTTGTTGATATAATTTTCTATAATTTGGTAATTTTCAATAGTTTTGTTGTTGATCTTATTTAAATTTTCCTTTCAGCCGGGTTTTTAATTTTGATGTTGATCTACTTTTCACTAATTGTTTGTAATGTTTGTTCTGCAAAATAAATGTTgtgcaaaataaaataattagacTTCGGGTGAGATTCCAACAACTTTTattaaattttcagttttttcgAATTGATTCTTgagattttgttgattttatgtgtttttacctatttttgtttggatttcTTAATAGGGTCTTCAATAATCAAATGGTATGACATCTTACCTAATTTCAGTTTAAAATCTAGCACACACTATTTAGATCAACATTTTTAGCAAATTCTCGACTTACATGATATAATTAAAACTGcttattttcatattttctaATTCCTTTGTGCGATCTTGATAGTTGATACTATTTCTGTAAGGcttattttctttccttttttcgtTTAATATTTGtttctatttttccttttaatttctgtatatttttttgtaattttcacCATTCTGTATTATTAAATTATGATTCAACACTCTTTTGGTTAATATCTTTGAATTCAGCTCCATTTGTTGTGCCATTTAGAGATGAGATGATTGGTTTTATTGAGAAAATTAAGCTGGTACAGTATATCTGAATGTGCAgattttatgtttgatgagtatATTTGTACCTTAGACGTCATTGTTTCATCGTATTTACGTAAAATtgtacaaattaattaatctagttCTGACCACATCAAGCCTTCTTGcctttttctcttttctctttccctCCCCAATGCAACGTGGTTCATCATTTATCAGCTTGGGAAAAACAAGAAGGAAAAGACataacaataaaataaatggaagAATTAGCTTCTTCAACAAAAAATCAAGTTTTCCACCAATTCTACTCCACTAATAATTTGGGGTATTTCGTGCATTATATCAAACCTTAGGAGTATTTGGttcaatgtgttttaactaattAACTGACTAGCGGAGGGTTAACGTCCGTCAGCGAAAAGGGCATTTTGGGATATAATTACACACGTctggggtatttggtgcattcgaGAAACATTAGAGGTATTTGAtgcattaacgcaaacctctaagttatttcatgaaaaatagcACATAGCCTCCATTTTATTTGGGCCAGGCCAGCCCATTTTACTTGTTGTTTTACCCATTTTTCCCCGTACAGCAACCCCGGTCTTCAAATCCGTGTTACAATATTTGCAgtactagtattttatgcacgcgatgcgtgcgtgaaTTTTTAGAAACTTTATTGTGCCTATTATTtcatgcacgcgatgcgtgcggaattttacaaattttagaCACTAATAATCATTCGCAAAGTCCATATTTTGCGACATTGAGGTCATACAATACTCGTAGCCTTACACGACGAatttaaagctattaaaaaaaattaacattatTTTGATACAACTAACATATCCTGTTGAAAAACCAAAATTGAAGTACATACAAAATAGTAAGTATCACTTTCTTTTTTTGCTCGCAATATATTTGTTTAACCACATGCACTCCTCCGCCCAATCGACATGCAACACATATCCAACCGTATACGAATGTTCGGGATTAAAAGCTTCAATTGGTGGATGTAGCACCCATGAAAAAGCTCTGTTTCCGAAACATGCAAATACTTTTTCCATCACTCGATTACGTCCATTAGGCTGCATGaacgttaaaaaaaatatattcaaatgTAAAATCAACAtgagttaatttttttaaaacaattatGTTGTTAGAGTATTAGATTGAAACCTGTTGAAGTACTGATTTTATTTCAGTAGCTAAACAACCTAAAAGGTGTTGTGCAAGATCGTGTAATATTGTGACTTTCAAATTACCACTTTTATCAAATATGGTAAGTCGAAGAAGCAACCTATAAAAcgaaattaaatcaatttattaATATAGATATTTACCAATATATAATGTGTGTTTAAGTATAAAAAAGATTTAGATAGTTACCTTGGGATAGTTACAGTGTTGGTGAGATTGCAAGATTGACATTTTTGTAGTCCTTGAAAAATGACAACCTTTTTTAGGCAACGATTGCATGCATCATATATGATGTTATCAACACTATCAACGCGACATGCATATGCAGCAACTCGACAGTATTGAacctaccaaaaaaaaaagaagcaaagTTAGACAATTAAGTACATAATATCGTATTTAATTTGTTGACAACACTCAAACTTCAAGGTTAAAAACGATACCTTTCTCACGCTGGGAAATTGAGATAATCGGATACGGGGAGTGTTAGAAATATCAATCGACGACTTTAACGAAAAAGTCGACGAACGAAACCAATCTCTCCTTATCTTTGCCAGTTTTTCCGATTTATACCTATACGTGAAAAAAGTTGTGAGCATAATACTTAAGGTTATGTTGTACATGTATTTGGCGAAATTGTGCGTACCATGTAGATAAGGATGTTGTTTTTTCATTAACCGGGTTAATATAAACCCTAGTGTGGTATCTCGTGGAAAGATATGTACCTGTTTGTATTTATCAATTAGAAATATTATCACAGCTGGATATTATACTTTAAACTACATATTAAAAAGACAGCATTTACTATATAATTTAATTTGGATGATGTACCATAGAAGCTTTTGACATGCAGACCACATGCTACAATGATTGGACAAATGTCAACATGATTAAGATTTTCATCAAGAACGTGCACAAAATCATTCCAATGTGTTAATTTAATAACAGTCCAGCTGCAAGTAGaaattaaaacaatattaaGACAAATTTATCGAAATACATGTAAATTCGATAAGTAATTAACATTTTAATAATTTAGAGGACTTACGTTGTATCCATTATTGTCACGTCTCGCTTGAATGAATCCACACCAATATTCTCAACTGGTGAAACGTATAGGACCAATCCCATTACATCTAAAACATCATCAATGtttcaattaataaacgacatatGCATGATAACTAAATATTGAAAAAAGGCAAACAAAAGTACCATAAACTCTATCAGTACAGTCGATGTGACATCTTAATCGGTTCAACTGAACCAAATTATAGTGGAATGAAGGTATGGAAATGTCATCCTCCTCTTCACGTATCACATTTGTTTCTTATTTGATGATCATCTGTTTCCAATTGGGGACAATTTTGTTTTTCCCTTCAGCAAATATCACTTGTACAGCAAGGAGTATATAAATGAATCCCTCTTGAAACCGTCCTATAAACTTTTCAATCGCGGGGCCGAAAATATTGCTCTGTATGCCCTCACCCTACAAAAGGAAACACATGAAAAAGTTATGATATAGTTCAGATTCAATGAAAATTTGAATGAAGCGTAAGGTCATTTACCACAACATCGGCAAAAAGCATTTTCCATGTTTGCTTGGTTGTTCCTTTATGGTTGTAGTTGAAAATATCATAATTGCGAATCAATCGGGCTCGTACATCATATCGTTGTACCCCGCTaggatataaatgatcaaaagtTGGATAATGGTACTCTGTCATCCTGTAAAGTTAGTTCAGAATAAAATTAGAATTACATAAACCGAAATTCACAATGTATGAATAGGTATATCACATGAAAAGAAAGCTATGTACATGAATACATTTAATTACTTCGATATATAAAATTCACATCTCTCAATTCGTCTGTAGCTATATGGTAAAgcaattattattataaaaactACTCAATGTCAAGAGTACAATAACGTTTATTACAAAACtgggaaataaaaaataatactttaattCCGTATCTCTAATCATAAGACAACAAAACTTCTTTGTACACAATATTTTTAGTGAATATGCCTTCACAAccttgaacctttcccttttCTACCACGATCTTTGTCGTGTTCTCTGAAATTCCTCGTGATAATGCCACATATAGCTGGCCGTGGCTAAATACATGATCAGGGAGGAATATCCCAACATGTGGTATAGTTTGTCCCTGAGACTTGTTGATAGTCAAGGCAAAACTCAACTTCATAGGAAATTGCTTTCTGACCATCTCGAATGGCAATTTAATATCTTCAGCAGATTTCAAGGGAATTCTTGGCAAAAACACTCTGTTCCCCCTAGAATGTCCGGTTAAAATCTCAGCATCAATGAAATTGTCCTTTAATGAATGGCAAAGCATCCGTGTTCTATTGCAAAGACCATGTTTAGGATCAATATTTCTCAAAAGCATTAAGGGTACCCCAGGTTTCAGGGTGAGAGTATGGGGAGGCAATCCCGACGCAGAAATCGAATTCAAAAACTCTTGTTGATACAAATTTCTCTTATCTTCAGGAACAGAATCAAACGAATAATACGTTTTTCCTTCTCCGAGAAACTTTTTGACAACCTTATTATTTATTCTATCAGCGTCTTCGTTCAGGGGTGTGATGATCGCCCTTTCAACTATAAAATTTCCATCACCAACGTGCTCACTTAAATTTGGAAAGACCTGGTCGATCAAAGCCTCGATCGAACTATCTACCACTGTTGGTATAATCATGGCAGTTGGTAACCTTATCATCTGATCTGAAACAGTAGGTTCATTACCGTTCCCAACAGAGAGTAAGAAATTAGCAAAGccgttatcatcaattgatctCATATTTTCTCTCAAACGCAAAATACGAATGTGTCTCCACATAGGGGACCTGACAAAAGATGCGTCAATCATTTGAGCTCTAGTTCCATTTCGAACCACCGGTAAAACCTGTCTGAAATCACCACCGAACAAAATAATTTTCCCCCCAAACGGCAAAGTCATTCCCCATTAAATCCTTGAGTGATCGATCAACAGCTTCAAATTGATATCTGTGTGTCATTGGGGCCTCATCCCATACGATAATGGCAGAATTTTTTAGGAGAATTGCAGTTTTAGAACGTTTGGTAAATGAGCAAGTTGATGAGCTGTGTGGATTAAGTGGGAGCTGAAAAGTCGAATGTGATGTTCTTCCCTGGTGCAACAACGTTGCTGCAATTCCAGATGTTGCAGTGGGGATAGCTATTTCGCCTCTACTTTTTACAGTAGCAAGAAGGGCTCTGTATAAAAATGTTTTTCCGGTGCCCAAAGGACCATCGACGAAGAAAGAACAGCCAGCCTTTGAAATGACAGCATTCATTATTGTGTCGTATGCAACTTGTTGGTCACTATTGAGAGTGCCAACGCATGCCAAATCCTCATCTGGAACCGGAACAGAAAAGTACTCTTCCATGATAGAAGGAAGCTCGTCAATGTCATCAGTACATTCAGGTAAGCTCGGCAACTCCGTGTAGTCAGAAATCCTTTTTCTAAGTGGTCTTAATAACCTATCTATGTCTTGCAAAAGTTTGTTAGTGAGAAAAACATAATTACTTGTTGTGTTTGAGGCTGGATAATCCTCAACCATGTAAGGGAAAAACTCATCCCAGAGTGCTCGTAATCCAGTTGGTTGACAATATACCAATATGGTTGCAAATAACCGACGTAATGCAGATGGCATTCGTACTGAACATGCTTCTAAAAGACATTGACGAATGCTTTCGTCATTCTCGATTAGACCGAGGGCTTCAGCTGCAGCCCTGAATGTAGGGTGTGTGACGCCATTGATCGTTCTTAAATGTTCGAATGATGTACGCTCCCTCAGATGATTGAGTAACATTCTCAAATAAAATCGTTCTCCTTCCAATGGTGAAGCTACATACAATCGACCCATAACTCGTTGTGTACTTTTTCTCTTCTGCCATTCACGTGAACTCGTTAACCATCTGTAATGCTCAGGAAATTCTCGATAAAGATATTTCCTTGCATTCGGATCGACTGAATTCATCTTGAAAAATTCAGTGAGCATCGTCTTAGAGTTTCTTGGGTTCGCTAACACGCTTGAGATTTGCTGGTTCCCTTCGAACCTCACTTGATGCATGTTTGGCAAATGAACCTGCAAACGATCTACGGCAGGACATATTCTAGTCATGGGGAATTGGTAAAGTTTCCACATAGGTTCGGGTGCATACATCCACCGTGCATCGACATATTGTGCAATCTCATCTCCGTTATGAACTTCCATTGAAACTCTATCTGAACCCTTATGGATGTTCTTATACAGATATTTGACACACTTGATGCTGCTGCATATCTCAATATTGATGTGACAATCGTACTTTAAGAGCAAAAATGGATTATATGGGACTACCCACCGATTATCTACACGAACTCGTGAATTCTCACGCAACGGTACTGCTGGACGATCTTGTGGACGGCGGTAAAGAGGATATGAGTCATTGCCTTGCTTTGTATCATTGGAGAATTCCTTAGGGAATCCTTTCTTACAACTTCCTTGTTTCATACACGGGGATTTGTGGTTGAGAACACCACATGGGCCATGAATCATGTGTTTAAGAACTG encodes:
- the LOC130471491 gene encoding uncharacterized protein, with translation MGVHLDDELANAHQGVSTFRAQGSIYHRIGGFLPLNEGDLPRFLQLYIYDTEHENENRATENSSLRLDVIDRIKNILNAHNPFVHNLRHLAQRSDLSDCKFVIKEKPTNKHQYSMPTASQVAAVVVGGDDISNLKDRDIMVESVTGRSSTGKKLTCREFYAYMFQMRQHLDSLILRGGRLLQQFVVDNCVKMQANNLRWIALNQDKIRADLYKGLEDSLHAGEHNTENVGRRTILPSSFVGSPRDMHQRYQDAMALVHKFGKPDIFLTMTCNPSWPEIQSELLAGQVPNDHPDLLTRVFHAKLEELKKDVLERGVLGTVVSYVYVIEFQKRSLPHVHMLLILDQNDKLTTPDDFDKIVRAVIPDEQQEPKLYKAVLKHMIHGPCGVLNHKSPCMKQGSCKKGFPKEFSNDTKQGNDSYPLYRRPQDRPAVPLRENSRVRVDNRWVVPYNPFLLLKYDCHINIEICSSIKCVKYLYKNIHKGSDRVSMEVHNGDEIAQYVDARWMYAPEPMWKLYQFPMTRICPAVDRLQVHLPNMHQVRFEGNQQISSVLANPRNSKTMLTEFFKMNSVDPNARKYLYREFPEHYRWLTSSREWQKRKSTQRVMGRLYVASPLEGERFYLRMLLNHLRERTSFEHLRTINGVTHPTFRAAAEALGLIENDESIRQCLLEACSVRMPSALRRLFATILVYCQPTGLRALWDEFFPYMVEDYPASNTTSNYVFLTNKLLQDIDRLLRPLRKRISDYTELPSLPECTDDIDELPSIMEEYFSVPVPDEDLACVGTLNSDQQVAYDTIMNAVISKAGCSFFVDGPLGTGKTFLYRALLATVKSRGEIAIPTATSGIAATLLHQGRTSHSTFQLPLNPHSSSTCSFTKRSKTAILLKNSAIIVWDEAPMTHRYQFEAVDRSLKDLMGNDFAVWGENYFVRW